A part of Carassius carassius chromosome 4, fCarCar2.1, whole genome shotgun sequence genomic DNA contains:
- the LOC132139822 gene encoding pyruvate dehydrogenase E1 component subunit alpha, mitochondrial-like isoform X2, with protein MQKMLTIISNVLRGSASRNGAELVSEGARVVVSARTYADFTPQATFDIKKCDLHKLEEGPPLQAVLTREEGLQYYRTMQTMRRMELKADQLYKQKIIRGFCHLYDGQEACAVGIEAGINLSDHLITAYRAHGYTLTRGGTVREIMAELTGRRGGIAKGKGGSMHMYTKNFYGGNGIVGAQVPLGAGVALACKYLGKNELCVCLYGDGAANQGQIFETYNMASLWKLPCIFICENNKYGMGTSVERAAASTDYYKRGDFIPGLRLDGMDVLCVREATKFAAEHCRSGKGPILMELQTYRYHGHSMSDPGVSYRTREEIQEVRSKSDPISMLKDRMLSNNMASVEELKEIDVEVRKEIEDAAQFATTDPEPPLDDLCNHIFYNDPPMEVRGINPWTKLKSVS; from the exons ATGCAAAAAATGCTAACTATAATATCTAACGTTCTGAGGGGCAGCGCCAGCAGGAAC GGAGCCGAACTGGTATCAGAG GGTGCAAGAGTGGTGGTATCTGCCAGGACCTATGCAGACTTTACCCCTCAGGCCACCTTTGATATTAAG AAATGTGACTTGCACAAGTTGGAGGAGGGCCCACCACTGCAGGCCGTGCTTACAAGAGAGGAGGGGCTTCAGTACTACCGCACAATGCAGACCATGAGACGTATGGAGCTCAAAGCCGATCAGCTCTACAAGCAGAAGATCATCAGGGGCTTCTGTCACCTTTATGATGGACAG GAAGCATGTGCGGTCGGTATCGAGGCAGGTATTAATCTATCAGACCATCTTATCACAGCGTATCGTGCTCACGGGTACACTCTCACTAGAGGTGGCACTGTTCGTGAGATCATGGCAGAGCTCACCG GCCGTAGAGGAGGTATTGCTAAAGGAAAGGGAGGGTCTATGCATATGTACACTAAAAATTTTTATGGAGGAAATGGAATTGTGGGAGCTCAG GTGCCTCTTGGGGCAGGTGTAGCGTTGGCCTGCAAATACCTGGGCAAGAATgagctgtgtgtctgtctctatgGTGATGGTGCTGCAAATCAG GGTCAGATCTTTGAGACGTATAATATGGCATCTCTGTGGAAGCTGCCTTGCATCTTCATTTGCGAGAATAACAAATACGGCATGGGTACTTCTGTGGAGAGAGCAGCTGCTAGTACTGACTACTACAAGAGAGGCGATTTCATCCCTGGATTGAGG TTGGATGGCATGGACGTTCTTTGTGTGAGGGAGGCCACCAAATTTGCTGCTGAACACTGCAGATCAGGAAAG GGTCCTATTCTGATGGAGCTGCAGACCTATCGTTACCACGGACACAGTATGAGCGACCCAGGAGtcag TTACCGCACACGTGAGGAGATCCAGGAGGTGCGCAGTAAGAGTGACCCCATCTCGATGCTGAAGGATCGCATGCTGAGCAACAACATGGCCAGCGTGGAGGAGCTTAAG GAGATTGATGTCGAAGTAAGGAAGGAGATTGAAGATGCCGCTCAGTTTGCCACCACAGACCCTGAGCCTCCACTGGATGATCTTTGCAACCACATCTTCTACAATGACCCTCCTATGGAAGTGCGTGGCATCAACCCCTGGACCAAGCTCAAGTCTGTCAGCTAA
- the LOC132139822 gene encoding pyruvate dehydrogenase E1 component subunit alpha, mitochondrial-like isoform X3: MQKMLTIISNVLRGSASRNGARVVVSARTYADFTPQATFDIKKCDLHKLEEGPPLQAVLTREEGLQYYRTMQTMRRMELKADQLYKQKIIRGFCHLYDGQEACAVGIEAGINLSDHLITAYRAHGYTLTRGGTVREIMAELTGRRGGIAKGKGGSMHMYTKNFYGGNGIVGAQVPLGAGVALACKYLGKNELCVCLYGDGAANQGQIFETYNMASLWKLPCIFICENNKYGMGTSVERAAASTDYYKRGDFIPGLRLDGMDVLCVREATKFAAEHCRSGKGPILMELQTYRYHGHSMSDPGVSYRTREEIQEVRSKSDPISMLKDRMLSNNMASVEELKEIDVEVRKEIEDAAQFATTDPEPPLDDLCNHIFYNDPPMEVRGINPWTKLKSVS, translated from the exons ATGCAAAAAATGCTAACTATAATATCTAACGTTCTGAGGGGCAGCGCCAGCAGGAAC GGTGCAAGAGTGGTGGTATCTGCCAGGACCTATGCAGACTTTACCCCTCAGGCCACCTTTGATATTAAG AAATGTGACTTGCACAAGTTGGAGGAGGGCCCACCACTGCAGGCCGTGCTTACAAGAGAGGAGGGGCTTCAGTACTACCGCACAATGCAGACCATGAGACGTATGGAGCTCAAAGCCGATCAGCTCTACAAGCAGAAGATCATCAGGGGCTTCTGTCACCTTTATGATGGACAG GAAGCATGTGCGGTCGGTATCGAGGCAGGTATTAATCTATCAGACCATCTTATCACAGCGTATCGTGCTCACGGGTACACTCTCACTAGAGGTGGCACTGTTCGTGAGATCATGGCAGAGCTCACCG GCCGTAGAGGAGGTATTGCTAAAGGAAAGGGAGGGTCTATGCATATGTACACTAAAAATTTTTATGGAGGAAATGGAATTGTGGGAGCTCAG GTGCCTCTTGGGGCAGGTGTAGCGTTGGCCTGCAAATACCTGGGCAAGAATgagctgtgtgtctgtctctatgGTGATGGTGCTGCAAATCAG GGTCAGATCTTTGAGACGTATAATATGGCATCTCTGTGGAAGCTGCCTTGCATCTTCATTTGCGAGAATAACAAATACGGCATGGGTACTTCTGTGGAGAGAGCAGCTGCTAGTACTGACTACTACAAGAGAGGCGATTTCATCCCTGGATTGAGG TTGGATGGCATGGACGTTCTTTGTGTGAGGGAGGCCACCAAATTTGCTGCTGAACACTGCAGATCAGGAAAG GGTCCTATTCTGATGGAGCTGCAGACCTATCGTTACCACGGACACAGTATGAGCGACCCAGGAGtcag TTACCGCACACGTGAGGAGATCCAGGAGGTGCGCAGTAAGAGTGACCCCATCTCGATGCTGAAGGATCGCATGCTGAGCAACAACATGGCCAGCGTGGAGGAGCTTAAG GAGATTGATGTCGAAGTAAGGAAGGAGATTGAAGATGCCGCTCAGTTTGCCACCACAGACCCTGAGCCTCCACTGGATGATCTTTGCAACCACATCTTCTACAATGACCCTCCTATGGAAGTGCGTGGCATCAACCCCTGGACCAAGCTCAAGTCTGTCAGCTAA
- the LOC132139820 gene encoding CTD nuclear envelope phosphatase 1A, with protein sequence MLKTRQCLLGIRTFLGVTSRIWGFILYILRKHLRTIIQYQTVRYDTLPLSPISRNRLNAVKRKILVLDLDETLIHSHHDGVLRPTVRPGTPPDFILKVVIDKHPVRFFVHKRPHVDFFLEVVSQWYELVVFTASMEIYGSAVADKLDNNRDILKRRYYRQHCTLDLGSYIKDLSVVHRDLSSIVILDNSPGAYRSHPDNAIPIKSWFSDPSDTALLNLLPMLDALRFTSDVRSVLSRNLHQHRLW encoded by the exons ATGTTGAAAACTCGTCAGTGTTTACTCGGGATTCGCACCTTCCTCGGAGTGACGTCTAGAATATGGGGTTTCATTTTATACATCCTCAGGAAGCATCTACGAACG ATAATCCAGTACCAAACAGTGCGTTATGACACATTACCTCTCTCCCCTATTTCCAGAAACAGACTCA ATGCGGTGAAGAGGAAGATATTGGTGTTGGATCTGGATGAGACTTTGATTCACTCTCACCATGATGGCGTTCTTAGACCTACAGTGAGGCCTGGTACACCGCCAGACTTTATCCTCAAG GTGGTAATAGACAAACACCCAGTCAGGTTTTTTGTCCATAAAAGGCCACACGTTGACTTCTTTTTAGAAGTG GTCAGTCAGTGGTATGAGCTGGTAGTATTTACAGCTAGTATGGAAATATATGGATCGGCCGTAGCAGATAAGCTGGATAACAACCGGGATATTCTCAAAAGAAGATACTACAGACAG CACTGTACTTTGGACTTAGGGAGCTACATAAAAGATCTATCTGTAGTACACCGCGATCTCTCCAGTATAGTCATTCTGGACAACTCGCCCGGAGCTTATCGAAGTCACCCAG ACAATGCAATACCTATAAAGTCGTGGTTTAGTGACCCAAGCGACACAGCACTTCTTAACCTGCTCCCAATGTTGGATGCATTGAG
- the LOC132139822 gene encoding pyruvate dehydrogenase E1 component subunit alpha, mitochondrial-like isoform X1 — translation MTSGSSSEKLNAFSLVTERISEREKPTFEKISPIIDVPPSPALINVKSLINPATSPAQLTPAVANSSFTLTSTDPLAPNCPPPAGSLLGLGNSSPEITHCQAEETPLPEPQLAGARVVVSARTYADFTPQATFDIKKCDLHKLEEGPPLQAVLTREEGLQYYRTMQTMRRMELKADQLYKQKIIRGFCHLYDGQEACAVGIEAGINLSDHLITAYRAHGYTLTRGGTVREIMAELTGRRGGIAKGKGGSMHMYTKNFYGGNGIVGAQVPLGAGVALACKYLGKNELCVCLYGDGAANQGQIFETYNMASLWKLPCIFICENNKYGMGTSVERAAASTDYYKRGDFIPGLRLDGMDVLCVREATKFAAEHCRSGKGPILMELQTYRYHGHSMSDPGVSYRTREEIQEVRSKSDPISMLKDRMLSNNMASVEELKEIDVEVRKEIEDAAQFATTDPEPPLDDLCNHIFYNDPPMEVRGINPWTKLKSVS, via the exons ATGACAAGTGGTTCATCCTCAGAAAAATTAAACGCGTTTAGTCTGGTTACAGAAAGAATATCAGAAAGAGAAAAACCTACATTTGAAAAGATCAGTCCTATTATAGATGTTCCTCCATCACCTGCCCTAATTAATGTTAAGTCTCTTATTAACCCAGCCACCAGTCCAGCACAGTTAACCCCTGCAGTAGCTAACAGCAGTTTTACCCTAACCAGCACAGACCCCCTTGCGCCCAATTGTCCCCCACCAGCCGGGAGCCTCCTGGGCCTTGGTAATTCCTCCCCAGAGATCACCCACTGCCAGGCTGAAGAGACTCCCTTACCAGAGCCACAGCTTGCT GGTGCAAGAGTGGTGGTATCTGCCAGGACCTATGCAGACTTTACCCCTCAGGCCACCTTTGATATTAAG AAATGTGACTTGCACAAGTTGGAGGAGGGCCCACCACTGCAGGCCGTGCTTACAAGAGAGGAGGGGCTTCAGTACTACCGCACAATGCAGACCATGAGACGTATGGAGCTCAAAGCCGATCAGCTCTACAAGCAGAAGATCATCAGGGGCTTCTGTCACCTTTATGATGGACAG GAAGCATGTGCGGTCGGTATCGAGGCAGGTATTAATCTATCAGACCATCTTATCACAGCGTATCGTGCTCACGGGTACACTCTCACTAGAGGTGGCACTGTTCGTGAGATCATGGCAGAGCTCACCG GCCGTAGAGGAGGTATTGCTAAAGGAAAGGGAGGGTCTATGCATATGTACACTAAAAATTTTTATGGAGGAAATGGAATTGTGGGAGCTCAG GTGCCTCTTGGGGCAGGTGTAGCGTTGGCCTGCAAATACCTGGGCAAGAATgagctgtgtgtctgtctctatgGTGATGGTGCTGCAAATCAG GGTCAGATCTTTGAGACGTATAATATGGCATCTCTGTGGAAGCTGCCTTGCATCTTCATTTGCGAGAATAACAAATACGGCATGGGTACTTCTGTGGAGAGAGCAGCTGCTAGTACTGACTACTACAAGAGAGGCGATTTCATCCCTGGATTGAGG TTGGATGGCATGGACGTTCTTTGTGTGAGGGAGGCCACCAAATTTGCTGCTGAACACTGCAGATCAGGAAAG GGTCCTATTCTGATGGAGCTGCAGACCTATCGTTACCACGGACACAGTATGAGCGACCCAGGAGtcag TTACCGCACACGTGAGGAGATCCAGGAGGTGCGCAGTAAGAGTGACCCCATCTCGATGCTGAAGGATCGCATGCTGAGCAACAACATGGCCAGCGTGGAGGAGCTTAAG GAGATTGATGTCGAAGTAAGGAAGGAGATTGAAGATGCCGCTCAGTTTGCCACCACAGACCCTGAGCCTCCACTGGATGATCTTTGCAACCACATCTTCTACAATGACCCTCCTATGGAAGTGCGTGGCATCAACCCCTGGACCAAGCTCAAGTCTGTCAGCTAA